The proteins below come from a single Alnus glutinosa chromosome 9, dhAlnGlut1.1, whole genome shotgun sequence genomic window:
- the LOC133877134 gene encoding DNA repair protein RAD51 homolog 2 isoform X2: MEQRVQNEHLAGHLPTRLKGLDEALCGGIPFGVLTELVGPAGIGKTQFCLKLSLLASLPVSYGGLDGRVIYIDVESKFSSRRMIEIGMKSFPEIFLMKGMAQEMGGRILVLHPTSLSEFTESLQQIKVSLLQHQVKLLVIDSMAALVSGEYEQGAPRQHALGWHVSFIKSLAEFSRIPIVVTNQVRSQSRDEACQYSFQVQSWDETKDDRMRYDSHLVAALGVHWAHAVTIRLVLESKSGQRFIKVAKSPISPPLVFPFNITSSGMSLLSDDGFELTGPDISTIHCQGHNDIINFVGESLQ; the protein is encoded by the exons ATGGAGCAGCGGGTTCAAAATGAGCACTTGGCTGGCCATCTTCCCACACGTCTGAAAGGATTAGACGAAGCCTTATGTGGTGGAATACCATTTGGTGTTTTGACAGAGTTGGTTGGTCCAGCAGGAATCGGCAAAACACAA TTTTGCTTAAAGCTCTCTTTATTGGCTTCGCTACCTGTGAGTTATGGAGGCTTAGATGGTCGTGTAATATATATTGATGTAGAATCCAAATTTAGTTCAAGAAG GATGATAGAAATTGGAATGAAAAGTTTCCCGGAAATATTTCTCATGAAAGGCATGGCACAGGAG ATGGGTGGTAGAATCCTTGTTTTGCATCCGACATCATTGTCTGAGTTCACAGAGAG TCTGCAACAAATCAAGGTTTCACTCCTCCAACATCAAGTGAAGTTGCTAGTAATTGATAGCATGGCTGCTCTTGTTTCAGG GGAATATGAGCAAGGGGCGCCCAGGCAACATGCATTGGGTTGGCATGTTTCTTTTATCAA GTCACTTGCTGAATTTTCACGAATTCCTATTGTGGTGACAAATCAAGTGAGATCTCAAAGCCGTGATGAGGCCTGCCAGTATTCTTTTCAAG TGCAAAGCTGGGATGAAACCAAAGATGATCGCATGAGATATGACTCTCATCTTGTTGCTGCTTTGGGAGTTCACTGGGCTCATGCTGTGACAATTCGTCTTGTGCTTGAATCTAAATCAG GTCAGAGGTTTATCAAGGTGGCAAAATCTCCAATATCACCACCTCTGGTTTTCCCTTTTAACATAACTTCATCAGGGATGTCATTGCTAAGTGATGATGGATTTGAGCTGACAGGGCCAGATATAAGCACAATTCACTGTCAAG gcCACAATGACATTATCAATTTTGTCGGGGAAAGCTTGCAGTGA
- the LOC133877134 gene encoding DNA repair protein RAD51 homolog 2 isoform X1, producing MANMVISEMDLPRWIANIFAARNIITAKDALSLTEFELMEFLDVGLAEVASAVAHISEIVCPPYQTALSLMEQRVQNEHLAGHLPTRLKGLDEALCGGIPFGVLTELVGPAGIGKTQFCLKLSLLASLPVSYGGLDGRVIYIDVESKFSSRRMIEIGMKSFPEIFLMKGMAQEMGGRILVLHPTSLSEFTESLQQIKVSLLQHQVKLLVIDSMAALVSGEYEQGAPRQHALGWHVSFIKSLAEFSRIPIVVTNQVRSQSRDEACQYSFQVQSWDETKDDRMRYDSHLVAALGVHWAHAVTIRLVLESKSGQRFIKVAKSPISPPLVFPFNITSSGMSLLSDDGFELTGPDISTIHCQGHNDIINFVGESLQ from the exons atgGCGAACATGGTAATCAGCGAGATGGACCTGCCCAGGTGGATCGCCAACATATTCGCAGCTCGTAACATCATCACCGCCAAG GATGCGTTATCTTTAACTGAATTTGAGTTGATGGAGTTCTTAGATGTGGGGTTGGCAGAAGTAGCATCTGCAGTAGCGCACATCAGTGAAATCGTGTGTCCACCATATCAAACA GCATTATCTCTGATGGAGCAGCGGGTTCAAAATGAGCACTTGGCTGGCCATCTTCCCACACGTCTGAAAGGATTAGACGAAGCCTTATGTGGTGGAATACCATTTGGTGTTTTGACAGAGTTGGTTGGTCCAGCAGGAATCGGCAAAACACAA TTTTGCTTAAAGCTCTCTTTATTGGCTTCGCTACCTGTGAGTTATGGAGGCTTAGATGGTCGTGTAATATATATTGATGTAGAATCCAAATTTAGTTCAAGAAG GATGATAGAAATTGGAATGAAAAGTTTCCCGGAAATATTTCTCATGAAAGGCATGGCACAGGAG ATGGGTGGTAGAATCCTTGTTTTGCATCCGACATCATTGTCTGAGTTCACAGAGAG TCTGCAACAAATCAAGGTTTCACTCCTCCAACATCAAGTGAAGTTGCTAGTAATTGATAGCATGGCTGCTCTTGTTTCAGG GGAATATGAGCAAGGGGCGCCCAGGCAACATGCATTGGGTTGGCATGTTTCTTTTATCAA GTCACTTGCTGAATTTTCACGAATTCCTATTGTGGTGACAAATCAAGTGAGATCTCAAAGCCGTGATGAGGCCTGCCAGTATTCTTTTCAAG TGCAAAGCTGGGATGAAACCAAAGATGATCGCATGAGATATGACTCTCATCTTGTTGCTGCTTTGGGAGTTCACTGGGCTCATGCTGTGACAATTCGTCTTGTGCTTGAATCTAAATCAG GTCAGAGGTTTATCAAGGTGGCAAAATCTCCAATATCACCACCTCTGGTTTTCCCTTTTAACATAACTTCATCAGGGATGTCATTGCTAAGTGATGATGGATTTGAGCTGACAGGGCCAGATATAAGCACAATTCACTGTCAAG gcCACAATGACATTATCAATTTTGTCGGGGAAAGCTTGCAGTGA